ctttttagaagtttaatttgaaaaattcatttttaatttcacGGGAACTAAACATATTTTACTCTAAGTCATTTTCAGAGAAGGTTTTGAAAACATAAGAATGAAATTATAAGTCTTAGGCAACCAATTTAAGTTCCTAATGAGATAAATGTTTGCTGCATTAAAAAAGGCCTGGGTTGGGTTGGGCACGCAAACTCCAGACCTTCAAAGTCCCACTGAATCGCATACATTACGGCCaggctgtgtgcgtgtgtgtgcgtacgaAAATAAACCAAACTGAGAAGGCAGGAAATGGACATGCAGAGGGAGGAGAGGGGAAATGAATCCACTGTAACTGGGAGGCAGGCTagatggggaggggtggggggcagcagcGAAAACAGGAACATGAAAGATACGGAAAGTCCCAAATGGAAACAGTCCAGAAAATTGGCACAGTGTTCGGACGCATGCATTTTATCACTGTTCCTCTGCTGATAAGGGAAGAAACACAAGTGGACAATGCACATGGGAGAGTGTGTGAGCGTAAATAATACCTGTACAAAGAAGTAAATGAGAGCCAGGGGCACTATGACCACTGCGAAAATGGGCGTGCTGGAAACGATCACGATCACGGTGGACAGGGAGGCAAAGAACGTGCCCAGGAACATGAGGACGGTAGCGGGCAGCACCTCGTCAATCACATAAATGTCCTTGGAGAAGCGGTTTATAATGCGGCCTAAGGGGGTGGTGTCAAAGAACGACTGCGGCGTATGAAATTTGTTCTCTAGCAGGGCAGAGTGCAGGTTTCTGGCCGCGCCAATGCCGCCCAGGTTGAGCGTAAAGGATGAAATCGCTACCAGGATGCCTGTGTTAGAGAGACCACAACAACAAACAGGAGAGCGGTGAGAGTTCTGCGCTGGGGGCAGCTTGTCATAGtggcggggaggggtgggggtgcacaTGTCCAAGGCCCAGGTATCTCCTTCACATTTACAGACCACCAGAGTTCGGTAATTCAGGTCCGGAGAGTAAgaatccagaccgggattttgtttcaaccaaccgattgagaataaagagtcacaatcatAGAGTGCTCAgccggttggttgaaacaaaatgtcggtctggacttttactctccgtACCTGAATTACCCTACTCTGCAAACCGCACATCAGCACCATGGGAATACCGCTGCTCATCCAAATtatgcttcactgaaaaaggTTAATACAAGGAAAACCACTGTCAACACAAGGAGGTGCGTCAATGAGAAAAGTGACGAAGAACTGAAGATTTACAGAACTGTTCGATGTCAACAGCGCTACTTGAAGCAGATTTTACCAAAGGGAGTAAAAACACACATGATCATTCTGGTCTCCATCACTTGCAGGAGTATACGCTGAGCGCCAATGGGCCTGGGCGTGGCTCGGCCGCTTACCCTGAGAGAGGCCCAGCACTgcgtacacccccacccgcatgTCTCTGGAGGTGTCCGTTTTGTTGTTCCGGGCGTCGTTGGTCCACTGGCTCAGCCAGATATTGGCCCCGACGGCTGCCGCGTTCTGGCAGCCGTACAGGAAGCAGATGAAAAGGGACAGCAGTGGCCCCACGGCCTTGATGTACTCCAAGAACACCTTGGACTTCACCTGGACATgaaggggacagaggaagggggCGGAGTCGGCATCTAGCTTCACAGCTTCTGTTATAAAGGCCATTTTCAGTTGTAACTTTAAACTCTCTGCTTTTTTAGCATCGTGTCACGCCAAATATACCATGCATATCACTAACAGTGATCTTGCAGCATTATCCTTCAGGTCAGAAAACTATCAAAGACTATCAATATAAAATTTAAGTTAAAAGAAAATCTAGCTTAATATCTTCAGAGTTCTCCAAAACCCACCCAGCACTACATAAAATGTTTATGTCATACTATTGTTATTATTCAGCAGCAACATCACACAAAAAGATCCTTGaagtaaatatttcagttttttttcctttatgtgGTTGAAACCATAGAATAAAGGAGATTATACAGACCAGGAAATATGGTCTTTTGACAAACACAGTAGCAGATCTGTTTTAACTTTATTTTATGCTTGTTGTGTGGAGAGAATAATTGAAGGAAACACCTCTtatctttttttaaacaaaaagccAAGGAAAGGACAAAGCAAATACTGAAAAGAGAGGGTAGGTGTGCTCAGCGGCGAGGTGTGTGTGTATTCCGCATGTCCTGCTGCCTTTGTGTTTCAAGGTTTACTTTGGAGCACTAGTGCCATACAAAAGCAAACTGCAGATCCTGCACCCATGGCTCTGTAATGGAGAGTGCGGCCTACCCTGCCCATCTCCGCCTGGATCAGCTTCTCTGCCCGGCTTACTGCAGATCCTGCACCCATGGCTCTGTAATGGAGAGTGCGGCCTACCCTGCCCATCTCCGCCAGGATCAGCTTTTCTGCCCGGCATACTGCAGATCCTGCACCCATGGCTCTGTAATGGAGAGTGCGGCCTACCCTGCCCATCTCCGCCTGGATCAGCTTCTCCGCCCGGCATACTGCAGAACCCTACACCCATGGCTCTGTAATGGAGAGTGCGGCCTACCCTGCCCGTCTCCGccgtctctgcctggatcagcTTCTCTGCCATCTCCCGCTTCTTTTCTGGAGGTGGCTCCACGTGCTTCCTCTCACTGTGGCGCCGTGTGCGGACGGACATCTTCCTGGTGTTCTCTGAGTCCGTAGATATCACACTGATCTGCCTGCGGGTGGTAGAGGGCCATTTAAAGGTGCAACGTGGCAAGAGAAACGGTGGAGAGGAATGGAGAAAGACCTGGCCTGCCCTTTCCACATGTTGTAGATGTTGACAAGTTCAACAGGCAGGTACTAATTTGAAACTAGTTTTGGAAGCCATTGTTAAGGCATTAGTACTTATACAGTATTACATGCACAAAACAAACAGTTGACACTGAAAGCTGCCTGTACCGTATAAACTGCCTCTTCgcttcattgactgaaggggcACTGTCTCCCATGTCTATGTGGTTGCTCATGGCATCTTCTGGGAAAGATTCCTCATCCTCTTCCATTAGTGGCCCTGAAACACATCATGCCTATGTTAGTACTGGTTAGTTATAGTAATTATGGCAGCacaattaaatcataaaaaaaacaaagtgatCTCGATTCACACCTCTGCGCGATCTCATTTCTAAATTACAACGGTTCTCTGCATTGTATTACAGGCACTCCTGCTTGTCCCCCGAGAGATTCAAGCATTTCAGAATTCTGAATTCTCTTTAAAGGGCCCTTTCCCACCATACCAGGTACCTTACTTGTGGCACTTTCTTGAAATATATTATAGGGCTGTGgccaatgtgcaatactgatgccaacactgcatgctgtgcGTGTGCAATTCTCACTTCATCAGTCAGCTAGAtcaagatcaggctttttcttactgtgaattttgtaaacgGACATAATAGTGAAAGGAGTTTTATTTAAGcttcactaaaacatttttactctgtcatatggaaaaaaaattacttttgcAATGTTgattattattccttttcaagattatctagtttatgtttaaaaatcagtttaaagttcacCTCCGATGCTTTTGCTTGACCACTGCGTGCGTTCACTGAGACACTCAATCATTTTcagccttgctgtttaaatcactccaaGATGGGTTTTTAGAAATTTATACTGAactcctttttttgttttataaacacCCCAatgtttattacaacaaaatcacattgtaatactaataatacacaTCATTTTCCAATACCATGCTGTTCTAGTACATTCTACAAAATACGTTATTTCTTTTTACGCTGTCCTGATCTCTGGTTCTTCTGACCAGATCGCAGTTAAAGCTTGGgtcacttcatttgtccacacatccaatatttattattattattattattattatttgacctTGTTTATTGTTAGTTTCTGAGTTGCAACAGTTATCAAGACTGCAGTTGTACTGCAtttcagaggcaggctatttACATAACTGTTCGACAAAGAAAGCGTTTAAAATCCCTCCCCAAAGCACTGAAGTACCAAAGCAGTACCCCACTGGCAcgtttggtactggaacttttaGTATGGCTGTTAACCTAAGTGAATGGCCAATTGAGCAGTCCTGGAGCAATAATATGGTTGGTACAGTCATGTTTTGTTGCGTTTCCTTTTATAGTTTAATGAATGCAATAAACGTTTAAATTTAAGAAGAAAATGTTACAGAGAATTATATTCTATGGAGCCTGGGAGGGGAtatgggacaaaaaaaaaagaaagataaaTATTTGTGAGATCCCGCAAAACCTTTGTGAGATCTTGCAATACAGTAATGACTGTGCTGTGTCCGTTTGAAATACAAAAGATGGAATTTTGCCCTATTTATTGACTAAAAAGTATAAACCTAAGTGATACAGACATGTCCTGTTAAGTGTGCTTTATGCATTAAACTATGGTGGACAATGCATACTACCATGTGTTTATATTATGTgtttatattcatttatttatactcATTCACCTCCAGTGACTTTAAGTAAGACAGAGGGGCTgttgaacattttttttcccctttgtcctgtctggcagctttagcaagcagaatcatggtctgaatgcactgctgtgccaaacatgtttgctttaccatgaacATACTGTTGAACATTAAGTGCGCACACAATCAttgaaatatatatgtatacaaaaAACACATTGAAAGATATTACAGCTGGAAAATTGCATGTAAAGCTAACTTTACTGCGGTGTTGAAATTCcatttccatacatgtatacATCATCAATCGAAAATAGCAGGCAGACGTACACGAAAGTGGGTTTGGGTTTAAACCTTAACTCTGCCACCGCGGCAAAATGAACTTTATTCAGTTTTCCAACTGTGAAATCTTTCAACGAATGCAAGCCACACCCATTTTTCAGATTTATTTACGGTCgaaattttaattaatatttaatagtGGTGTGTGCACTTTATGATCAATAGTTCAGCTCTTTCTTACAGTTACTAGCAGTGAATACAAAagtgcaattattaataaatacatgtgtATAAGAACACATCATATAAAAGTTACATAGTATGCATTGTCCCCCaaagtttaatgcttaaagcaaaCTTAATTGGACATGTCTGCATCGTTTAGATTTATACCTGTTAGCCCATAAATAAAATCTatcttttgtattttaaatgggtacagcGCAGTTAGTATTGCAAGATCTCGCAAAAGTGCATCTCACCCTTGCCAGATCTCACAAAAAGTGCATCTCACCCTTGCCAGATCTCACAAAGTGCATCTCACCCTTGCCTGATCTCACAAAGTGCATGTCACCCTTGCCAGATCTCACAAAAAGTGCATCTCACCCTTGCCAGATCTCACAAAAAGTGCATCTCACCCTTGCCAGATCTCACAAAAGTGCATCTCACCTTTGCCAGATCTCACAAAAGTGCATCTCACCCTTGCCAGATCTCACAAAAAGTGCATCTCACCCTTGCCAGATCTCACAAAAAGTGCATCTCACCTTTGCCAGATCTCACAAAAGTGCATCTCACCCTTGCCAGATCTCACAAAAAGTGCATCTCACCTTTGCCAGATCTCACAAAAGTGCATCTCACCCTTGCAAGATCTCGCAAAagtgctttttttccccaaccACTGATTTTCCCCCTCCATGTCCCTTCCAGGgcttctgtaatattctaagcAAAAGATTCACATTATTTTTGTAATTGTGCAGCCCTAACAGTAATATGTGACAGAATAGCTACAGGCAGCCGATACAACATGCTTCAGGTTCTTTTCATGAAAACAGGTCATTTATTTGGACCTTGGGGCAGCACTGTTACTTATTAAAGCAAAAATAGTTGGCTACTTTTATTTGCCAAATACATTAATAATTCACTTAGGACattaaaacattatttaaagGGTTAATGTTTAGGCTAAAGACAGAGAGATACCTAATGATTCGTCCTCTTCGATGATGTCTTCAAGTGCATAGTTCCTAAGAAACTCTGCAAAGGCCCCATTCTCCTTCAGCAGGTGCTGGTAGGACCCCACCTCAGAAACCCTTCCATCCACAATTACCAGGATGTTGTCCACCTGGGGCAAGAAGCTGATGCCATGGGTTACCAGGATTCTCGTCTGCGGGCAACATTCCCAACAGAAAATCATGTCAAAATATTATGTTCtttacatttctttgtttaGAGGTTCAGCAATTTACACTAACTAGTCAAGTGTGCATTCCTCAGGCCAGCTTAACCTTTGTTAATTGGTTTAAAACAACAAGAAGTCTTAATAAATATAGTTTATGTAAAGTTCAAGAAAGTCTTAGAATCTACTTCAAACTAACACTGGTTTGCTACAGAGGAGCACAACGTGTCCTTCTTGGAATTGGTGCTAATTACCATTACCATTACCATTACCACTGAGACATGTTTTCCCATTCAGCCCAGAACGGCTCAGAATTCCACCGTAACAGCTGACTAAATATCAAGGTAAAACAAAATGTAACCGAAAATGAAATTGCAGATTACTACCAATACGGCTGTCTGAATTCTGGACAGAAGATtgccattattattataattctgACTCCACCTTGCCACTGAGAGCTCCCTCAGGCCCGATGACCTTGTCAAAGATGTGCTTGGCCACATGCGCATCCACAGCAGACAGGGGGTCATCCAGCAGGTACACGTCCGAGTCGCTGTACAGAGCACGGGCTAAGCTGACACGCTGCCGCTGGCCGCCCGACAGGTTGATGCCCTGAGGCACAAAGTGGCATAAAGTCCCGTAAGCCATCTGGCTTCAGGCACGAGTGAGTTATTGCACCAAAAATGACGTGTGTCCAGATGGGCCGGAGACCCAGAGCCCACGCCTGGCTTTCCAAACCTTTTCTCCGATTTCTGTCATGTCGCCTCCCGGTAGAACCTCTAGGTCAGGTGTCAGCGCACAGGCATCCAGGACAGAACGGTACTTTCTCTCATTGTATGCATGGCCAAACAAGATATTATCCCTCAAAGTGGCGTTCTGAATCCAAGCCTGCTGTGGGACGTAGGCCACGGAGCCCTGACATGGAGAAGGGACAGAAAAACCATCTCATTAACCCCAACTGGATTTTAACCACCTATTATACACTAGTGGAAAGATGTTTCATTATGCTTTAAAACTTACTACTGTAATATTGGTGGAATGTATGATAATTGCAACATCGAACCATTGAATAAGTAACTGCAGTAACagttgaataaagttctgcaatctctacAAGTTgaaagtgtttccacaattttggccactagtgtatatTGAGCTTGGTTAATGTACATGACGACTGATAGATGCCTACACACTAACCCGTATGGATATCTCTCCCTCCAGTTTCTCCATCTCTCCCAGGAGAGCAGACACCAGCGAAGACTTCCCACAGCCCACATGGCCCACCACAGCGAGCAGAGAACCTTGTGGCACCATCAGATTCATACTGGGCACAAAGAGATTCCCCACGTCAGACTTAAATTTTGCATAAATTTCACCTAAACCTGCAAGACATGCAGGACATGTAAGACACGTAATGTAGACAGAAGCATTGtctgtacgggggggggggggggggggggtcgctttCTCATGACTTCCTCTGCCTCCAGAAGTACCTACTTGTGAAGGGTTGCGGGATCATTCTTCGCCCAAGAGAATTTTCCATTAACGACAGTCACAGCAAAACCTGAAAATGGAttgttggtttttttttattattgttcacCAGTCACCAAACAAGAGCTGCTATCTTACACTGGTTTTCCTTTCTTGTAATGTGAATGAAGCACCGAAGCACTTTGTCACAAAATGCGTAACAATGCAGCTGGGTGGAGATTCTATCGCCAGGTAGCATATCTTTAAGGAGGTTTTATGGTGCGTGCATGAAGTGGCACGGCTGGTTTGGTTAGGGGATCTCGGTAACTGACGGCCTGTTAGGTTCCCTCCACTCCATGTTTCCTTGCAGCAGAAAACAGGCTGGCACCAGCATAATGTAATAAAGGCACATAACATAACGTAATAACAAGCATGTCAGAAAAACTCAGCGCAGTAAATGGCATATCACATAATACCTTACTACATTATGTGCAAACATGCTATTCCATCATTGGATGAGGATTTTTACATTATCATTATTGTGTTACAAGATATTATAATTTTACTATCAGTCATGCAAAAGAGTTACAGACCTAAAGGCTCCAGACCTAAAATTTCCAAACTCAAGAGGCAAATGCTGTTGTGCTCGCAATACTGTAATATTAAGGTTAAACTGTCTGACACTGTATTAATAATTACTTCAGTAGTATGACTTCATTACAAAAAAAAGGACCTAGGACCTATTTACGGCAAATGGATAAAACAGTCTGCAAGGCGTATAAAAATAGAAATGAATGTTTAGTTTCATATCTCATTTAAATTGAGATACAGAAGtgctgggtgtggggggggggggagatacctgcagggaaaacaaaactataaatctGAACATCTACTTTCATTTTTACACAAACTCGGGCTGAGTTCATGTATAAATTTATGTCCACCTGAGCAACACGGCCAAAAAGACACCGTGGTACTGGGGCGGGTTTGATGTGCAAACTCTCGATGAACATGCGTCTATGAAATTTAGGGAAAGGTTTAGACAAAATCCAAAAAAAGGACTGTGGTTCTGAAAGGATTCAGTCAAGGTTCACAGTGACTCTGCAGAAAAGACCAAACCAGTTTTCAGGAACTCGCCAGATAAGGACTGGGTAGCAGGAGGCGCGGGGGGGGAATCGCATATACCTGCAGTTGTGTTCTTTCTATCCACACTGTTGAGGTCCAACTCATCGTGACTCAGGAAATTCTGAATGCGCTTCAGAGAGACGCTGGCCTAGGCGAGACGTGGGAGACATGAATGACACTGTCACAATGATGGAAGTTCTTGATGACAGAAGTAAAGAAACCCACTAATCTCGAAAGATAAAAATGTGAGCGCAACGTCAGGGCCGGGCTACCCAGGATGCCGACATCAGCCTGACACAGTAAGCAGTTCACTGGAGAGTCCTCTTAAGTGGAGTCATTAAAAAAACAGCCAACTTAagccagccaccccccccatgaAACCAGTGACACCGAAGGTTACCGAATTCCTACACTGGGACCTGAGAGCCTCCTAGCTATCATGTGGTTAGCAAACTATTGTgtttaaaatgagtaaaaggaatttctaaaaagaaaagaaaggagACATTTAACTTTAGTTTGAATGTTCCATGTGTTCACAatgaaacaaagaaagaaagaaacttaaaaatgtctgctagataaagaaaatgtaaaatgtagcaACTGACACAGACATTAGCACTGTGACGTTTTGAGCATTTAACTAAAAATGCAATTAGTTGATGTAAATtatgttcttggttttaagactTGAGGATGTGGaatttttctttaaataaaacgTTTTAGCAGTGCGGAGTAATGCGGAGTAATGTGGAGTAATGCGGAGTGTTAGGGATGGGGGCAGAGTGTGTTCACCTGCACGACGCTGCTGATGACCTGCGGGAGCATGTTGAGGGGGAACCTCAGGATGttgaacaaagccagggacacaAACGCCTTCTCGGCATCCAGAACATTATTTTCGTCCACCATCACATAAACGGCAAATGTTGTCAAGGCAACCTGAAATCATGCATGGAAAACAAAATCTGTGTTTCTGTTACTGTCGCAAAACAGATTTAACAAGACAGAAAACAAATAACTGGCAATTATTATTTGGTGCTATCAAGTTGAAGTCGACAGTCTGGTAATAAACCTACTTACTAAATTCAGCATAAAGTTAATATACAAATGACTTTGTCAAGAACACAGTTTATCAGATTGATTAACGTAAATTTCCTCTCCGCATAACAATGCAGACCAGGTGAAACTTTGTGAAAATTGACAAAACTATGCAAATAACTTTGGATGGAATGCATCAAACCTTTTAATTTATTCAAGGAAATATCCAAAAGGAAATATCTGCTCAGACAGATAATATCCATTGAAATAATTTTCACTGCAGTTTGAATTATAACAAATGTTCAATAAAACTTTACTTGCGAATTTGAAACTAGGGTAAATTACTTTGTGCATGCCCAGTTGCTTATTTCTGGGCCATAACATTGATGAGATATGAAATTCTTCTGTTCTGTCACCAGTGTGTGCTCTTCTTGGTTACGGAATGCAGCGTATAGATTTCCAGCTTCCAGAATAAGGTAAATTCATTCTAGCTTCTGGAATAATCATTTTTCTATTCCCGATTTTATGAGCCAACCAAAGGATGCATGTCAAATTAAGCACTATATTTGGTGATGGACAGAAACTTCTCAAACCCATGTCTTCATTCTCTAGCTACACGTATACATgtagcaggtggcagcagtggcctaatggttagcgATGGGCACTCAGCTGCTCAGCGACGTACCACTGAGGTGCCCTGAGAAAGGAACCGCCACCAAGCACCAAATAAGCTGCTCCCTGCgatgtcatgatgtcacatacGCACCCATTTCATTGCTGTATACTGTGTGctatggtgtgtcaacaatgacaactaatcacttTCCCCCTTCCCCGTTGAAGACAGATGTATAACTGACAGGAAACTGGATAGGATGGACCGCGCcaaggaagaagaaaaaaaaaagagatggaTTATACCAGGAAAGGAGCACTGGTCCAGGCCACAGTAGACACAGCGCCAAGGTAAGCCATCTTGCGCAGCACATGGAGCTCCTTCTGTCGAATACCCAGAACCTTCTCTTTGAAGGAGTCCTCCCACGCGTACAGCTTCAGCACCTTGATGCCATTCAGAATCTCATTCATGAGCTTGATGCGCGAGTCTTTGTACTGCATCTGCTCCACCTGGAGTGTGGAAAACATGGTTGGTAACCAGCATACTTCTATGCCTGCATGGCTGCCATCCCAGACACCCAGATCATTTCACTCGAGATGTTGTTAGATGTCATGAAAATTATTGCTACATTATTCATTGCTATGCTAcctgaaatattaatataattctCAGAGAAGCTCTTTGGACACCTGCTTAATTCTGCAAAAATGCTGCAAACTTCCTGGTTTCATAACAAACATCaccacacagacattttctttattttgtctttttttgatTGACTCATTCAGGTGTGTTCTTACCATTGAAACTGCATGTCAATGTACTATTTTAACTTAGAGCAGCTCTTCTACAAGTATAGTTTGGGTTTCAACTTGTTACTACTTGAAATGAATGTAGTTGTTTCAAAtgttatatacatttttataaacaaataaatgaagtAATGATTTTCGTTAAAAACCaaaaatttgcattttttttatcaaatttattaagcatcccaagactttctgtgagtacTGTAATTGTTATATTACTAGTAAGTACGATCTTACATTGGCTTTTAAAACAGGAAGATAAATAAAATCCACTAAGATCAGATGAACACTGAACTAGCTAAAATTAATAACACACGTGATAAGGATTTCCAATttgattaaattttaaaaacCTGAAATGCTCTAGTCTTCACAGCAATGGCTGCATTGAGGGGGATCAACAGTATCATCACAGCCACACCAGCGAGGACAGAGGGACCCAAATTCTGCTCGGCAAAACAGAATATGCACGTCAGTGTTCGATGTTACATTCACGGCTTTTGATGCAATAGCAGAATGAAGCTCGGGCTGGACACGTGACAACAACAACACCGTAACAGCCCGGCGCTAAAATATTAATAGCCACTGTATAAAGTCATGAATCATTTATTTCCTTTCCATGTTTTA
The sequence above is a segment of the Brienomyrus brachyistius isolate T26 chromosome 5, BBRACH_0.4, whole genome shotgun sequence genome. Coding sequences within it:
- the abcc3 gene encoding ATP-binding cassette sub-family C member 3 isoform X5, yielding MEAFCGSKLSHFWDSNRTLYWDTPDLTECFQMSVLSWIPCIYLWLAFPFYFLYLKKNSKGYIMMSLLNRVKMIFALVLWIVCWADLFASFHEMHQGSHIAPIFFVTPLVVGMTVLLATFLIQYERLRGVQSSGVLFIFWFLSVLCAIVPFRSKILQISLKNRVEDKLRFTTFYIYFGLIVVQLILSCFNEKPPLFSSVVTDPNPCPESSAGFLSTMTFWWFTSMAIKGYKNPLENKDLWSLNKRDSSEVIVPKLLREWEVEQAKVQGEVQALYSKSPLTTEANHVERSPAEAEVLLMEKGEVRQPSFLRCLLKAFGPYFLIGSAYKLLQDLITFINPVLLSMLISFIGNQKQGVPSWWGYALAFLMFFCALLQTLILHQHFQYCFVTGMRLRTAIVGAIYRKSLVITNAAKRSSTVGEIVNLMSVDAQRFMDLTTFLNMLWSAPLQIILALYFLWQNLGPSVLAGVAVMILLIPLNAAIAVKTRAFQVEQMQYKDSRIKLMNEILNGIKVLKLYAWEDSFKEKVLGIRQKELHVLRKMAYLGAVSTVAWTSAPFLVALTTFAVYVMVDENNVLDAEKAFVSLALFNILRFPLNMLPQVISSVVQASVSLKRIQNFLSHDELDLNSVDRKNTTAGFAVTVVNGKFSWAKNDPATLHNMNLMVPQGSLLAVVGHVGCGKSSLVSALLGEMEKLEGEISIRGSVAYVPQQAWIQNATLRDNILFGHAYNERKYRSVLDACALTPDLEVLPGGDMTEIGEKGINLSGGQRQRVSLARALYSDSDVYLLDDPLSAVDAHVAKHIFDKVIGPEGALSGKTRILVTHGISFLPQVDNILVIVDGRVSEVGSYQHLLKENGAFAEFLRNYALEDIIEEDESLGPLMEEDEESFPEDAMSNHIDMGDSAPSVNEAKRQFIRQISVISTDSENTRKMSVRTRRHSERKHVEPPPEKKREMAEKLIQAETAETGRVKSKVFLEYIKAVGPLLSLFICFLYGCQNAAAVGANIWLSQWTNDARNNKTDTSRDMRVGVYAVLGLSQGVLLLGIAIHCRAYSMLRAARVIHHNMLHAILRAPQAFFEATPSGRVLNRFSKDVDTIDCLIPENIDIWMRTFWYTATVLITCSALTPIFFIVIVPLTLFFWWVQVNRIVG